The sequence below is a genomic window from Mercenaria mercenaria strain notata chromosome 14, MADL_Memer_1, whole genome shotgun sequence.
CTGGATCTTCCATATGTTCCATGACCCAGTTCATAGCTGGTTCCACTCCTGAATTTCCAGTATGGTATACAGCTTTCTTACAACCTTCTATTGGGAATCCCATATCAACAAGCTGGGATACAGTGGCTTCATCTATCTGtactaaaattaagaaataaaatatgagtcgcgccatgagaaaaccaacatagtggctttgcaaccagcatggatccagaccagcctgcgcatccacgcagtctggtcaggacccatgctgttcgcttttaaagcctactgcaattagagaaaccgttagcaaacagcatggatcctgaccagactgcgcggatgtgcaggctggtctggatccatgctggtaacaaagccactatgttggttttcccatggcaggGCTCAAATATGCTCTTCAAATGACACAATTCTTATTTTTCaaaccttaaattttttttttgacatttatgtTTTATTCAGTATTCCAAAATGTTTCTGTTGCAGTAAATGTTGTGAGCAAACTGAAGCAAAACGAGGTTTCATTGATatctatttaaaaatatgaaagtagttTAACCAACAAAGACTTGTGTACCAATAAAGCTAGTACACACATTTTGTTTATTAAGCCACAGTGCTCTCAATTCTGCAATGTCTGAACTGGTCCACAATACTTTTGCAACAGACTGACCATTCTTAAGAAGGATTGTAAGATGACTTTTGTAAAcccctcttttttttttcagttataaaactgaatttgatcTTCGTATTCCAATAGGACTACCTTGTGACTGTTGAGCTGGAGCCTCTGGTAATTCCTCCTCTCCTGGCTGCAGACCATGACCTCTTAGAGGAGACAGATCTAGCTCTTGTAATACATCTAATGACACATCTACAATGTATACAGAAATATATATCAACTTGTGGCTCCAAATGCGACATACTAACTAGATGAACACATTACTTTTGTCAAAAAGCCAGCTCAGTCAACTGGTAAAAACTGACCAACCAAATTTATATTTATCCAAATTTTTTCCAAAGGAATTAAGGATCACAATAATACTGTAAACCTAGTATTTACACAAGGCTTAAAGTTTGCTGGTTTTAAGACTGGAATTAGGACACGCTGtacaatattcaaaataaatggcCAAATTGTACAAGTAGTGGACTCTTTTGTAACAGTGAGAAATATTCTAACAAGtatttatttcacaaaaacaGACAGTCTGTGAATACAGCTATTGGAAAATAACACATCAGTATGTAAACTATTTTATAATCACATAATATCAATCTTAATTCATGTCGTAAAATGACACACAGGAATGACTGCAAGGATGCCATGCCCTGGTCCCCTAAGTctgcaattacaaataatgatgaaAGCCTAACTTTTATAAAATTACCTAATTTTTTAGGCACCCAGTCTTCCCCTACTGTGAATTTCTTTGCTTGTACAACTAAAAAGTCAGGGAATGTTAGAAGTCGGGTTGTTCTGAAAGCAAGAAAGTAAATCTATAATAGAAACATAGAACATTTTCTAGCTAGGTAAGAAATGCTACTATCAGTCTTTGATATTCTTTTAATAGCTCATAAAACAGaaccatttacattttatacacaagctatgcatgttttatatataacacTGCTGACAAAGCCTTCAATACTTTCTTACTAGCTATGCATGCACTACAGTTCAACATCTCCAGAGAGGCCCTCTCTTATGCAAAAACCTcactataacaacatcatcaaaatttccctaagctgaaatatactatcaaatttacctctccaggtCAACAACCTcaacataacagtcaatatttgtatctccaaaagggtgttgctctacagacgTTGCACTGTATTTATAGCACTGACACAGAAAACTTTTTACTtatcatttgtttcttttgttcGGTTTAACATCGTACTAACAAAATTATAGGTAATTTGGTGACTTTTTATAAGCTATGCAACATAGCTATAGTATCACTCAAAGATTTCTTataagatatacatgtacttttatttcataacaaagaTATCGAATCATAGCAATACATATATAATTAGCACAGCTATacctagaaatgtgtccatgggacacagatgcccccactacatgacaaaggacacagatcaactttgggaaaacaatatgttgctatttaaataaaatgaccaatttttaactaagtcaggggccataactcctacatgactgaatgaatccagacgcgaaaccccaggtgcacaactgcacatgctgaccaacattcctgtaaactttggtgactctaggtcaaatacttttagagctatgtgcgacacaacattaaaatgaccaatattttactaagtcaggggccataactcctatacaactgaatgaatccggacgtgaaaccccaggtgcataactacacatgctgaccaacattcctgtaaagttttgtgactctacgtcaaatacttttggagctaggcgcgacacaacactaaaatgaccaatttttacaaagtcaggggccataactcctacacaactgaatgaatccggacgtgaaaccccaggtgcataactacacatgctgaccaacattcctgtaaagttttgtgactctacgtcaaatacttttggagctaggcgcgacacaacattctcggacggacggacggatggacaagggcaaatctatctTCTACATTAATGCATGTTCTATTCATAGTTGTGCTACAGAAACATTTTACACTTGCTTCTTAGCTATGAAAGCACTTTTTGTTTTATACCACTGCTACAAAAATCTTCCACACTTACTTATCAGCTATACATGGATTATTTACTACACTGCAAAAGAAACTTTTGATACTTACTTATTAGCTATGCATGTACCATTAATAGCACTGCTATAGAAACCTTCTATACTTTCTGTTGCACCAAATGCATCTAAACATGTTTGCATTGATATTTTTGGACGGATTATATCTTTAGGGTCTCTGAAATCAAAATGAAGAATAAAGTAGTAAAAAATCCATACAATGTGTAAATCTTTCTAAGAAAGGTTTTGcaacaaataatttcaaagtttGCTGATTAGTGgtgataaaaacaaattttagctttgaaaattactaaaattttgtaaagaaagacattttgatatttcagattgtatattatttattgagTTCTAAGTTGCATTAACAATGTTTTAGGTTGTACAGCAACTTTCCAATCTTTCATAGTAAAGGAAGATCCTAGGTGTCCTTTATGGCTTTATCTCAAGCATGGCCTCGCACCTAGACAGAACCACAGAACTTCTTTATGCAAGCTGCATGGCCTCCTTATGCAAAAGAATTCCATATACTGGGCAATATTTCAAACCCACAATGAAAAGGGCTAAGTGATTCAAAATCGGTggccttaaccactaggccaggaGGAAcatataattgagccatgccacgagaaaaccaacatagtgggtttgccaccagcatggatccagaccagcctgggcatctgctcagtctggtcaggatccatgctgttcgctaacagtttctctaattgctatagactctgaaagcaaacagcatggatcctgaccagcctgtgcatccgcgcagtctggtctggatccatgctggtcgcaaacccactatgttggttttctcatggcacggctcaatattatCATTTGTGTCACTTTCATTCTGTTACTTGATACCCAGAAACATTTGTATGTTATTAAGAAACCATATCTTTAAGTCAGGTATTCCCTGCTTTATCCTAGCCATGAGGTACACAACATTTGCcataaaacagaaaaacaaatctATCAAACCCTCCCCCATCAGaagtctcaaggctttgattttctAATTTGGTCTAAGTTAGGATTTCATGCTGATAAATAATTGTACAATGTGctttaatattacaaaaaagttGTTGATCTTACATAGTTTGCTTTAGACTTTCTAATTCTTTCTTCTTTGTTTCCCAGACTGATACAGCATCTGTAATATAGAAAAAACTGTTAATAGGACAATGATACTCTTCAATCAACTAACAACTTCCCAATCTCaggcaatattttaaaaatgtcccTACTCTGCCAGATGAGACTAAAGTCGTTTTACTGTGCTAATTCGAAAAGTTCTCTACTGATATGACTAAGAAAGAATGTACTTTGTTGAGGCACCTCAGTGGAACTGGACATATTCCTATCAAATTAAATTTCGTATGTTTTTGTTAAATACTAACTGTACCTTTATTTGTTACCATATCCATGGAGATGGGTAGGCCAATGAGATAATCTGTTCTGTCTGTATATTTCACCTTTTTGGACACTGAACATTCAACTCTCTCTTCTACCTTAAACTTGAAGCACTCACTGGGGTTGAACTTTCCTCGGTTGTTTTTCTAGAttgggaaaaataataataaatctgaTTACCGAGATGAACAAAATTAAACTTGTACACTGacaaataatttgtataaagaacaTTAGACTGAATAAATAATTCGTATAAAGAATATTAGACTGGTACATTGACTGgctaaataatttgtataaagaatATTAGACTGGTACATTGACTGgctaaataatttgtataaagaatATTAGACTGGTACATTGACTggataaataatttgtataaagaatATTAGACTGGTACACTGACTggataaataatttgtataaagaatATTAGACTGGTACATTGACTggataaataatttgtataaagaatATTAGACTGGTACATTGACTGGATAAATTAATTTGTATAAAGAACATTAGACTGGTACATTGACTggataaataatttgtataaagaacaTTAGACTGGTACATTGACTggataaataatttgtataaatattagactGGTACACTGACTGGATAAATAATTTGTCTAAAGAACATTAGACTGGTACACTGACTagataaataatttgtataaatttcCTATAATTGtttgtggtgtttttttttctcttactgttcatttaaatttctttttgtgtTGACTTAACATGTTAATTTTTGTAAGACACAAATGACTCACCTCTAACAATGACAGTAAATGCAGGAAAAATTCCTGAGCATCTTGCTGTCTTTTTGTAGAAAATTCTGGATGACCTTTACCTATCAATGTTTTAAACATCTGCGGTCTAATACCTGTAGGTGCCTGTAATACAATACATACAACTGATATATTCTGCTAGAGAGCTTACATATTCAAAATCATGTTTCAAGTAAAAACTATTAGAGATTCTACTGTcagtgtaaacaaactttttgcaaaatatttcattGGAAATCACCAGCAGactaaaatatgataaatgaaaatgaaaaaaaaatggctgtATCATAAATACATGGCAAAACACAGTTATGAAATTCTAAAAGTTAAATTTTAGGCTTTATGTCTAGCCAAATACTAGTATTCATTGTCAGATATTGATTAAGGCCTCTGAGTGACTGAGTACTTAAGATTTTTTGCAATTCACTGTAACAGTTGTAGGTTCAAACCATCCTCAGACCATGTTAACTGGCACTGTCAAATGgctttaaatcaaataacaaCTGTAAATCGTAAGCCAGTGAACCAAAAATGGAATTCAAAAGTAGAGCAAACAAAGAATTATAAATTTGTAGAAAGTTTCAAGGTATAGTAATTATCTTAGGTATAGATAATATTACAGAAACATTTTCATCTCCTCCATCTTTTGACTTTGAATACTCCCCTGACAGCAGCCCATGTCCTAGCTTTGCCCTGAAATAACATATAAATAATTAATGTAACAACTTGAATTATGACAAATGCCTTGTCAAATTAACACTGAGAAGactatttgagccacgccatgggaaaaccaacatagtggctatgcaaccagcatggatccagaccagcctgcgcatctggtcaggatccatgctgttcgctaacagtttctctaattgctataggctctgaaagcgaacagcatggatcctgatcagactgcgcggatgcgcaggctggtctggatccatgctggtcgcaaagccactatgttggttttctcatggcacggctcatttgattaTTGATAAGTTAGTCATTTCTCTGTTACAACCAAATCAAGCTCTCGTGAAAAACTTGAGATGGTAAATTTACGTGACTTATATTCATATTAAAATCTACATACATGTACTAGCACTTACAGTTTAACTTATACTATAAATGTCTTTAACAACTTACATCTGAACTGTGAAGTCTGATGTTGAATCTGTTGGTGCACTTGCAAATATTTCATCAGCTGCATTATAGTATCTACAATATACACAATGTCAACTTAGTATGTTTTACATACATACATTGACTTTTTTCAAACAGATTACCAAATTAAAGGCCTATAACACAGTGTTTGTACACCTCTAATTGGGTGGGAAACACttaaaagcgtttctgaaaattccccgagtagctgccggggatcgaacccccaacttcaggattggaaggccagtgtgcaaaccactgagccaTCCGTCCACCCCTATCTCAGTACAGGTAACTGACAACTTCACCACAGGTAACTAAGTTTATAAGACCAAGTAATTAATCATGGTTCACCAACCCTGACACTGCAACAGCATTCAGCAACTACACACCTGCCTTAATGTTTCACAAATAAAGCTGACATAAATACTATGTTCTCCTTTGCAACATACTGACAACCTGGGTATACCCGGCAAGCCAATAGTGCTGAAGAGACCAGTACATTATCTTTGTACAGACTTTTTTCCTCTGGAAATGttaatttacaaattatttcatcctgtgaaaaagaaatatatcctCTTTTGTACACAGCTGTTTACTCTTTGAAGTTGTCAGGTGTAGCAATGTACTGCTAACGACTTAGTGgctataaacatttaaaataattttctttcttcTCTCAAAGAATGTATATCAAATCAATACTCTAAAACCATATCAGTTTCCtaggcatgaaatttcatgatttAGGCTACAATTATATTAATTTATggctttcaattttttaaaataaaataaataggaatttcatttgtttgatgagatttaatttcatgggctgACTCATCCACAAAATCCGGGAAAATCAGTCGAGCACAAATgtaaatgattttgcagtatcTGAATTTACCTTTGCTGGAAGTCGGGTAGAGTGAACACAACTTGCATCACAGAGTTCATATAGCAACTGTTGCCAAGGTTACGCATGCCTGTGTATCCTGGACCGTACATGGGTGTCAGTTTACTACCAGCTTCCTGTATGACGTCCCACTCTCCTACTTTCTGGTTCAGATCTATCTCTAACTCTATCATTGTCTTCTCTGTCTGTAATAGAACACTACCATTCATAATTACTGCATCACCAAATGTTCTGAAAGGGATTCCTTTTCACTATGTATATCAACTGCAAAAAGCGATACTCACAAAGATGATATTATTGTTATGTAGAGCTCCATATGTACTACAACATATACCCTAAATACTCTATCATGTAATTTAACTTTATTAGCAAACTTTTAGCCTCACAATAGTATCTTGACTTCACAGTGCCAACATATATATCTTTTACAAGGTTACTATTTTATGAGACCATATTTTTGGATAAACTGAATCTATTCATTCAACAAACAGTCTTATAAAAACACTGCTAGAACTTTCATAGCATTTAATTTACTATCAAATAATTCTTAACATGAATAACAGACTAAAAATGATAACAACACTGTTTTATTTTGAACAAGAAAAAAAGACTGGCACCTGAGTAAAACCACTgactttccataagccagcatctgcacatgaaagaattcaacaccctaaGCATGGTTTCCAACTCACAGCCATGAGGGGCTGGTGATCAAAAATGTTAACTGCTCGGACAGGAAGGACCAAATATATAAGTTAATCTACCTTTTGCATGGCTGTAATGTTGATACCAAAGTGAGCGAGATGTTTGGCAAGGTAAGGATCTTCAACCATATCATCCTCATCATAGGAAAACACATCTGAAACATATATGGAGTCTGAAAGCTGATTTTGCAACAAGAATTATATGTGACAGCCTTCCAAATcacttaacatttattttacaaagctGATTTTTGAGGAAAATTACAATTCAGTCTGTGTTTATCATTTGAAAGTGCCTTTCAAATGTGTCATTAATAACAACAGCCAATCATTCAATTCATTCTAACGACAGTAAACCATAGCATTCTGTAGTTTTTAATCAAATCTCAAATTTTCAATCTTAAACTCTAACAAAACCAGTACTGGGTGTACTGGCATCATTCACTAAGGTCCATGCCATCTCAATTTCTTAGCTGCTGTAGAATAGCTaatatttttaatggttttacttttgctaatatttgaaagaaacatCAATCAAAACCTTCATAAGTATCAAAGAGTATTATCTCCAACAGTCTATGATCTGGTAAATCTTTACAACATGAATATATCTTTTGTCTAccaaatcagaaaataaaaacgatGCAGTGATAACTAAATCCACAGCATTCCCTTCATATTCATATATACCGGTACTGACCTGCACCATCTGGAGTGATGGTTCCTAGCTTCACTGCCAGAGGGTATTTAGTAACCTGATATTGTTCAACGCCATGATTGTTCCCTCCGCTGCCATCAAAGAATTTACGGCCACACATGATTGAACCATCAGTAAGATTAAGCCAGAGGTTGTTTGTAAGGTCACATTTCTCACACTTCCATCCTGAAGGTGGAATCTTTTTCCCATTGTCCAGCTGTAGCAAGTTTTCTGCATGTCTAAAtgtaataatttcagaaaaatttcTGGTTGCCAACTTTCATCAAGTTGAGCTTTAATGTTAAGCAAAAgattataaattaaataattgtCCCCTTTTTAGAGGGGTCGTTTCAAAACAAAAGGGAAATAACTTGGAATTATATTGAGATAAACCCCCTTAAATAGAAAAGAAAGAGTAATATGGAGATAATAAAACTTTAGTCATTCACTTTACACAGAGGATATTGTAACACACTTTACGTTATTTCatcacatatatattatatatatgagccgtgccatgagaaaaccaatacagtgggtttgcgaccagcatggatccagaccagcctgcgcatccgcacagtctggtcagaatccatgctgttcactaacggtttctctaattacaataagctttgaaa
It includes:
- the LOC123527042 gene encoding ubiquitin carboxyl-terminal hydrolase 5-like, which produces MSVFSQYFGKIRAPQGGEKVYKDECVFSFDNPESETGLYVCMNTFLGFGKKHVERHFKKTGNGVFLHLRRTRREVVSEEPPPEKKPTKMAIGLEGGFQTDEKKFVFEENNSVVVLPDWKIFPLPDPELPEIVQMSVNGILKAEDAWKLEEAAALAGTWDGEKRIISKHAENLLQLDNGKKIPPSGWKCEKCDLTNNLWLNLTDGSIMCGRKFFDGSGGNNHGVEQYQVTKYPLAVKLGTITPDGADVFSYDEDDMVEDPYLAKHLAHFGINITAMQKTEKTMIELEIDLNQKVGEWDVIQEAGSKLTPMYGPGYTGMRNLGNSCYMNSVMQVVFTLPDFQQRYYNAADEIFASAPTDSTSDFTVQMAKLGHGLLSGEYSKSKDGGDENVSAPTGIRPQMFKTLIGKGHPEFSTKRQQDAQEFFLHLLSLLEKNNRGKFNPSECFKFKVEERVECSVSKKVKYTDRTDYLIGLPISMDMVTNKDAVSVWETKKKELESLKQTIDPKDIIRPKISMQTCLDAFGATESIEGFYSSAINGTCIANKTTRLLTFPDFLVVQAKKFTVGEDWVPKKLDVSLDVLQELDLSPLRGHGLQPGEEELPEAPAQQSQVQIDEATVSQLVDMGFPIEGCKKAVYHTGNSGVEPAMNWVMEHMEDPDFGMPFEVPGAKKSSSFTPNEEALAMIMSMGFNRDQATKALKATDNNVERGVEWIFSHADELEAPMDTDEQTAPGEAYRDGSGKYKLVAFISHMGTSTMVGHYVCHILKEGRWVIFNDEKVALSEHPPMDLAYLYLYRRIDN